From Hoplias malabaricus isolate fHopMal1 chromosome 11, fHopMal1.hap1, whole genome shotgun sequence, a single genomic window includes:
- the pygo1 gene encoding pygopus homolog 1 isoform X1 yields MLCLLWIFFWTLLCTTVRDSTTGLVFCTTAGGDGGLESLGGPGLLLGSTDKKKRKNSTQTPSLPPLSEYAPPVNPNSDHLVASNPFDDNYNSPPPSLKPLNAASPYFGPSTFSGLGGYGPARMVPHIQNRMPSPYGSPFQIRNQAPHLFGQNPVGQIGMGFVRPPGFNYGHPDNPAFSNQLVFNSSGGVQGFRPGPGENLSQLAIRSVNQNQSCLGGLDGVGVCREGTGNVPQPVKRSPEISPGLSLPLGNFGQSNTAKKDTVESVNYKNQSVTSPRKQSQTSEEAGGQDSQVEPKGKTKGNVTTNFEGGVEKMNGIIHPGSDPLKKSPQPGGLTETPSERKRKACRSGAPLASNKASRRSNNPSSTSSEPVYPCGICLSEVKDDQEAILCEASCQKWFHRLCTGMTEMAYNLLTAEIDAVWGCDSCMEKNGVQLLKTRETPRELQQTVRDSPQCPE; encoded by the exons ATGCTCTGCTTATTATGGATCTTCTTCTGGACACTGTTATGCACCACAGTCAGAGACTCTACCACAGGCCTAGTCTTCTGTACAACAGCAG GAGGAGACGGGGGTCTCGAAAGTTTAGGTGGTCCGGGCCTACTACTGGGAAGTACAGATAAGAAGAAACGCAAGAATAGTACACAG ACTCCCTCCTTGCCACCACTGTCTGAATATGCTCCTCCAGTGAATCCTAACTCTGATCACTTGGTGGCATCCAATCCGTTTGATGACAACTACAACTCTCCGCCTCCATCTTTAAAGCCTCTCAATGCCGCTAGTCCTTACTTCGGACCATCTACTTTCTCAGGACTTGGGGGCTATGGCCCAGCTCGGATGGTGCCCCATATCCAGAACAGAATGCCTTCGCCTTATGGGAGTCCTTTCCAGATACGAAACCAGGCTCCTCACTTATTCGGGCAGAACCCAGTTGGCCAGATAGGAATGGGATTTGTTCGGCCTCCTGGGTTTAATTATGGCCATCCTGATAATCCTGCCTTTTCTAATCAACTAGTGTTTAACAGCAGTGGTGGAGTTCAGGGTTTTAGGCCAGGCCCTGGAGAGAACTTGAGCCAGCTGGCTATTCGCAGTGTGAACCAGAACCAGAGTTGTCTGGGTGGTTTGGatggtgtaggtgtgtgtcgAGAGGGAACTGGGAATGTGCCACAACCTGTCAAACGCAGCCCAGAAATAAGCCCTGGCCTTTCACTGCCGTTGGGCAACTTTGGCCAGTCCAACACAGCCAAAAAGGACACGGTTGAAAGCGTAAACTACAAGAACCAGAGTGTGACGTCCCCACGGAAACAGAGCCAAACTTCAGAGGAGGCAGGTGGTCAGGATTCTCAGGTGGAACCCAAAGGGAAAACCAAGGGAAATGTCACAACCAATTTTGAAGGAGGTGTGGAGAAGATGAATGGAATTATCCATCCAGGCAGTGACCCTTTAAAGAAGTCCCCTCAGCCTGGAGGTCTTACGGAGACACCCTCTGAAAGAAAACGAAAGGCATGCAGAAGTGGAGCCCCTTTGGCAAGTAACAAAGCTTCCAGAAGATCCAATAACCCCTCCTCTACCTCCTCAGAGCCAGTTTACCCATGTGGGATCTGCCTGAGCGAGGTGAAGGATGACCAGGAAGCTATTCTATGTGAGGCGTCCTGTCAGAAATGGTTCCACCGGCTTTGTACAGGGATGACGGAGATGGCCTACAACTTGCTGACAGCGGAGATAGATGCAGTGTGGGGCTGTGACAGCTGTATGGAGAAGAATGGAGTTCAGCTTCTCAAAACACGAGAGACACCACGAGAGCTACAGCaaacagtgagggacagtcCTCAGTGTCctgaataa
- the pygo1 gene encoding pygopus homolog 1 isoform X2 yields the protein MSSEQEKDSFSLKRNRGGDGGLESLGGPGLLLGSTDKKKRKNSTQTPSLPPLSEYAPPVNPNSDHLVASNPFDDNYNSPPPSLKPLNAASPYFGPSTFSGLGGYGPARMVPHIQNRMPSPYGSPFQIRNQAPHLFGQNPVGQIGMGFVRPPGFNYGHPDNPAFSNQLVFNSSGGVQGFRPGPGENLSQLAIRSVNQNQSCLGGLDGVGVCREGTGNVPQPVKRSPEISPGLSLPLGNFGQSNTAKKDTVESVNYKNQSVTSPRKQSQTSEEAGGQDSQVEPKGKTKGNVTTNFEGGVEKMNGIIHPGSDPLKKSPQPGGLTETPSERKRKACRSGAPLASNKASRRSNNPSSTSSEPVYPCGICLSEVKDDQEAILCEASCQKWFHRLCTGMTEMAYNLLTAEIDAVWGCDSCMEKNGVQLLKTRETPRELQQTVRDSPQCPE from the exons ATGTCCTCGGAGCAGGAGAAAGACTCGTTTTCGCTCAAAAGAAACAGAG GAGGAGACGGGGGTCTCGAAAGTTTAGGTGGTCCGGGCCTACTACTGGGAAGTACAGATAAGAAGAAACGCAAGAATAGTACACAG ACTCCCTCCTTGCCACCACTGTCTGAATATGCTCCTCCAGTGAATCCTAACTCTGATCACTTGGTGGCATCCAATCCGTTTGATGACAACTACAACTCTCCGCCTCCATCTTTAAAGCCTCTCAATGCCGCTAGTCCTTACTTCGGACCATCTACTTTCTCAGGACTTGGGGGCTATGGCCCAGCTCGGATGGTGCCCCATATCCAGAACAGAATGCCTTCGCCTTATGGGAGTCCTTTCCAGATACGAAACCAGGCTCCTCACTTATTCGGGCAGAACCCAGTTGGCCAGATAGGAATGGGATTTGTTCGGCCTCCTGGGTTTAATTATGGCCATCCTGATAATCCTGCCTTTTCTAATCAACTAGTGTTTAACAGCAGTGGTGGAGTTCAGGGTTTTAGGCCAGGCCCTGGAGAGAACTTGAGCCAGCTGGCTATTCGCAGTGTGAACCAGAACCAGAGTTGTCTGGGTGGTTTGGatggtgtaggtgtgtgtcgAGAGGGAACTGGGAATGTGCCACAACCTGTCAAACGCAGCCCAGAAATAAGCCCTGGCCTTTCACTGCCGTTGGGCAACTTTGGCCAGTCCAACACAGCCAAAAAGGACACGGTTGAAAGCGTAAACTACAAGAACCAGAGTGTGACGTCCCCACGGAAACAGAGCCAAACTTCAGAGGAGGCAGGTGGTCAGGATTCTCAGGTGGAACCCAAAGGGAAAACCAAGGGAAATGTCACAACCAATTTTGAAGGAGGTGTGGAGAAGATGAATGGAATTATCCATCCAGGCAGTGACCCTTTAAAGAAGTCCCCTCAGCCTGGAGGTCTTACGGAGACACCCTCTGAAAGAAAACGAAAGGCATGCAGAAGTGGAGCCCCTTTGGCAAGTAACAAAGCTTCCAGAAGATCCAATAACCCCTCCTCTACCTCCTCAGAGCCAGTTTACCCATGTGGGATCTGCCTGAGCGAGGTGAAGGATGACCAGGAAGCTATTCTATGTGAGGCGTCCTGTCAGAAATGGTTCCACCGGCTTTGTACAGGGATGACGGAGATGGCCTACAACTTGCTGACAGCGGAGATAGATGCAGTGTGGGGCTGTGACAGCTGTATGGAGAAGAATGGAGTTCAGCTTCTCAAAACACGAGAGACACCACGAGAGCTACAGCaaacagtgagggacagtcCTCAGTGTCctgaataa